The following proteins are encoded in a genomic region of Zea mays cultivar B73 chromosome 9, Zm-B73-REFERENCE-NAM-5.0, whole genome shotgun sequence:
- the LOC100501672 gene encoding putative cytochrome P450 superfamily protein yields MGTGGVALVVAALAVVLVTRLWTALAHLVWRPYAVARAFARQGIRGPPYRVLVGNGKEVQAMRAATSGDTLDLASHDYIARVMPQYRAWVSLYGKVFLTWSGSTPALFVGSHDMVKRVLFDKAGLYGKTDPGPTILSLMGRGLVFTDGDDWSRHRRVVHPAFAMDKLKSMTGAMAACAAEVIRGWEARAAASGEEGEPEVTVEVGQQFTELTADVISHTAFGSSYRQGKEVFLAQRELQFIAFASINSGMRVPGTQYAPTKANVRRWQLERTVRGTLMAIIDERLAAAKEAKGYGSDLLGLMLEANAGDGGGKRQQQAMSMDEIIDECKTFFFAGHDTTSHLLTWAMFLLGTHPEWQQRLREEVVRECGGAEVPLSGDALNKLKLVTMVLYETLRLYGAVPLIARRATAGADLCGVKVPKGTLLLIPIAMLHRDEEVWGADAGAFNPFRFRDGMGRAATHPNALLSFSLGPRSCIGQDFAMLEAKATLALILRRFTFRVAPEYVHAPADFLTLQPSKGLPVVLKLLEPAVLVTSSG; encoded by the exons ATGGGCACGGGAGGCGTAGCGCTGGTCGTCGCCGCCCTCGCCGTGGTGTTGGTGACGAGGCTGTGGACGGCGCTGGCCCACCTGGTGTGGCGGCCGTACGCCGTCGCGAGGGCGTTCGCGCGGCAGGGCATCCGCGGGCCGCCGTACAGGGTCTTGGTGGGCAACGGCAAGGAGGTCCAGGCGATGCGGGCGGCGACGAGCGGCGACACGCTGGACCTCGCCTCCCACGACTACATCGCGCGCGTGATGCCGCAGTACCGCGCGTGGGTGTCGCTCTACGGCAAGGTGTTCCTGACGTGGTCCGGCTCGACTCCGGCGCTGTTCGTGGGCAGCCACGACATGGTGAAGCGGGTCCTGTTCGACAAGGCGGGGCTGTACGGCAAGACGGACCCGGGGCCCACCATACTGTCCCTCATGGGCAGGGGCCTCGTGTTCACCGACGGCGACGACTGGTCGCGCCACCGCCGCGTCGTGCACCCGGCGTTCGCCATGGACAAGCTCAAGTCGATGACGGGGGCCATGGCGGCGTGCGCGGCGGAGGTGATCCGGGGGTGGGAGGCGCGCGCCGCGGCGAGCGGGGAGGAGGGGGAGCCGGAGGTGACGGTGGAGGTGGGGCAGCAGTTCACGGAGCTCACCGCCGACGTGATCTCGCACACCGCGTTCGGCAGCAGCTACCGTCAGGGGAAGGAGGTGTTCCTGGCGCAGCGGGAGCTCCAGTTCATCGCCTTCGCCTCCATCAACAGCGGCATGCGCGTGCCGGGCACGCAGTACGCGCCCACCAAGGCCAACGTGCGCCGGTGGCAGCTCGAGCGCACGGTGCGGGGCACGCTCATGGCCATCATCGACGAGCGCCTCGCCGCCGCGAAGGAGGCGAAGGGGTACGGCAGCGACCTGCTCGGCCTCATGCTGGAGGCCAAcgccggcgacggcggcggcaagAGGCAGCAGCAGGCCATGAGCATGGACGAGATCATCGACGAGTGCAAGACCTTCTTCTTCGCCGGCCACGACACGACCTCGCACCTCCTCACCTGGGCCATGTTCCTCCTCGGCACGCACCCCGAGTGGCAGCAGCGGCTCAGGGAGGAGGTGGTCCGAGAGTGCGGCGGCGCCGAGGTGCCCCTCAGCGGCGACGCCCTCAACAAGCTCAAGCTC GTGACCATGGTGCTGTACGAGACGCTCCGGCTATACGGCGCGGTGCCGCTGATCGCGAGGCGGGCGACGGCGGGCGCGGACCTCTGCGGCGTGAAGGTGCCCAAGGGCACCCTCCTGCTGATCCCGATCGCGATGCTCCACCGCGACGAGGAGGTGTGGGGCGCGGACGCCGGCGCGTTCAACCCGTTCCGGTTCCGGGACGGCATGGGCAGGGCCGCGACGCACCCGAACGCGCTGCTGTCCTTCTCCCTGGGCCCGCGGTCGTGCATCGGGCAGGACTTCGCGATGCTGGAGGCCAAGGCCACGCTGGCGCTCATCCTGCGGCGCTTCACGTTCCGGGTGGCGCCAGAGTACGTGCACGCGCCGGCCGACTTCCTCACGCTGCAGCCGTCGAAAGGGCTCCCCGTCGTGCTCAAGCTCTTGGAACCAGCCGTCCTTGTCACGAGTTCCGGTTGA
- the LOC100383746 gene encoding putative MAP kinase family protein produces the protein MRPGGLPTQQPGTPGRARRRPDLTLPMPQREVATSLAVPLPLPPAAASAGGPTPPGVTAPAPAAQQQQQPPPLAELERVRRVGSGAGGTVWMVRHRGTGRPYALKVLYGNHDDAVRRQIAREIAILRTAEHPAVVRCHGMYERGGELQILLEYMDGGSLDGRRIAAEPFLADVARQVLSGIAYLHRRHIVHRDIKPSNLLIDSARRVKIADFGVGRILNQTMDPCNSSVGTIAYMSPERINTDLNDGSYDGYAGDIWSFGLSILEFYLGRFPFGENLGRQGDWAALMCAICYNDPPEPPPTASREFRGFIACCLQKNPAKRLTAAQLLQHPFVAGPHPQPLAAPPPS, from the coding sequence ATGCGCCCGGGCGGCCTCCCGACCCAGCAGCCCGGCACGCCGggccgcgcgcgccgccgcccggATCTCACCCTCCCCATGCCCCAGCGCGAGGTCGCCACCTCCCTCGCCGTCCCGCTCCCTCTCCCGCCAGCCGCCGCCTCCGCCGGGGGGCCCACCCCGCCGGGCGtcaccgcgcccgcccccgcggcgcagcagcagcagcagccgccccCGCTCGCGGAGCTGGAGCGCGTGCGCCGCGTCGGCAGCGGCGCGGGCGGGACGGTGTGGATGGTGCGGCACCGCGGCACGGGGCGCCCCTACGCGCTCAAGGTGCTGTACGGGAACCACGACGACGCGGTGCGGCGGCAGATCGCGCGCGAGATCGCCATCCTCCGCACCGCCGAGCACCCGGCCGTGGTGCGGTGCCACGGCATGTACGAGCGCGGCGGGGAGCTCCAGATCCTGCTGGAGTACATGGACGGCGGGTCGCTCGACGGCCGCCGCATCGCCGCCGAGCCGTTCCTCGCCGACGTCGCGCGCCAGGTCCTGTCCGGGATCGCgtacctccaccgccgccacatcGTGCACCGCGACATCAAGCCCTCCAACCTCCTCATCGACTCGGCGCGCCGCGTCAAGATCGCCGACTTCGGCGTCGGCCGCATCCTCAACCAGACCATGGACCCCTGCAACTCCTCCGTCGGCACCATCGCCTACATGAGCCCCGAGCGGATCAACACCGACCTcaacgacggcagctacgacggcTACGCCGGCGACATCTGGAGCTTCGGCCTCAGCATCCTCGAGTTCTACTTGGGCAGGTTCCCCTTCGGGGAGAACCTCGGCAGGCAGGGCGACTGGGCCGCGCTCATGTGCGCCATCTGCTACAACGACCCGCCCGAGCCACCGCCCACCGCCTCGCGCGAGTTCAGGGGGTTCATCGCCTGCTGCCTGCAGAAGAACCCGGCCAAGCGCCTCACGGCCGCGCAGCTGCTGCAGCACCCCTTCGTCGCCGGCCCGCACCCGCAGCCCCTCGCTGCTCCTCCCCCGTCATGA